Genomic segment of Juglans microcarpa x Juglans regia isolate MS1-56 chromosome 7S, Jm3101_v1.0, whole genome shotgun sequence:
ATCTCGTATTTATTTGGTGTAAATTTAACGTTTAAAATTTTTCGTTTGTCTAGCCCTTTTGAAGCTTTTAACAATAAGGTAAACCTTGGTTAATTTACGAAAGAGAGAATGATAGAGCAGAAAGGCTCTCAATGAGAATGGTTCAGTTGGAGCTTGTGGTTTTTTATCCGTTTTCATGGTTAAggagctgatttttttttttttttaatcctgaTTGTGCATTTACTCATGTAGCGTGTTTGATCAGCAATTAGTGACTATGAAGAGATCATGTGCTATTATTTTCCTTGTTCTTGAGATTCTTGTTCTTGTGGGGGCCTAGgttaacagttttttttttggataagttggGGCCTAGGATAACAGTTGGATGGCTATAATCGTATAAATACTATGTAGGATGAGCAATCTTTGTGGGTTATGTTATTTTTGCTTTATGCGTTTCCTTGCACTTATTTTTCTTGCCTATTTGACTGGGTTGGATACCCTTATTTCATGACAGTAGAAGAGGAGGTGAAGGAGTCTGTAGATGATTATGAGAAAGATGAAAGGTTGGAACTGGAGGATAATGACCCTGAATATGAACCCGAAGAATATGGTGGGGTTGATTATGATGAGAAGGGAATAGAACAAGAGGATGTTCAGGAGGTGGGAGATGACGGGGAAGAAGAACATGAGGAGGATgttggtgaagaagaagaagaaggacaAGGACAAGGAGAGGGTGATATGGTTGAGGAGGAAGATGTTCATGAAGAACTTACAGGCGAAGAGGATGGTGAGCATGCTGGCGAGGAGCAAGAGCATGCTACACTGGTTGATGCAGACGAAGAGGAGCACCATGAAGTTGTGAAAGAGAGGCGCAAACGTAAAGAGTTTGAAGTGTTTGTTGGTGGCTTGGACAAGGATGCAACTGAGGAGGATCTTAGGAAAGTTTTTGGTGCAATTGGTGAGGTTACTGAAGTCAGGCTGATGATGAATCCTCAGACTAAGAAGAATAAGGGTTTTGCATTCTTGCGTTTTGCAACTGTGGAGCAAGCAAAACGAGCTGTTACTGAGCTCAAACACCCgatggtaaatttttttaatcttcttgtaGTTTGAAATAGGAACTTATGTCTTCTCCGTGTAAATTGTATTTATGTTAATGATTGCAATTCCAGATTAATGGGAAACAGTGTGGTGTTAGTCCAAGTCAAGACAGTGACACCCTTTTCGTGGGTAACATATGCAAGACATGGACAAAAGAAGCCGTAAGTATATTCTTTAGCAGGAGTTGCTAAACGctttcttatgaaaaaaaaaagaagagttgctACATGCCTGACTGTTTGGTTATAAATTTTGGTTACAGTTGAAGGAGAAGTTGAAACATTATGGGGTCGAGAATGTTGAGGATTTGACATTGGTTGAAGATAGTAACAATGAGGGAATGAATCGGGGGTTTGCTTTTTTggaattttcatctcattcagATGCAATGGACGCCTTTAAGCATCTTCAGAAGAGAGATGTGGTGTTTGGAGTTGATAGGCCTGCAAAGGTTTCTTTTGCAGATTCCTTCATTGACCCTGGTGATGAAATTATGGCACAGGTAATCATTTGGGTCCAACTTTCTGCATTCTGTTAGGGTGATTGCAGCTCCTGCAGATTGGCTGTATTTAAGATTTTGTTGTTTATCATGGATGTACCGTGTTAAGCTTTTAGGGATGCTAGTAACATTGTGGCTTGGGTAATTGGAACTTATAATTGTctcttggaatggattttggataTTGGCATTAATCTATTCTATCGTCACAGAATCTATTTTTTAGTAAGTACATTATCTTTTGGACAAAGTTGTGTGAAGTTCTCTAAACTTGCATTTTGAGGACCTTTTCTGGGTTTTCTAGTATTTGTTAAATCTAGCCTTGGTATGTGTACTTTGGCAATgcctttttgagttttttaataaaatctttgattacCTGTCAAAAAAGATTATAGCCTTTGGtattctgcttttttttttttttttgggtagaaATTCATTTAGAGTTCAAAACAGTTTAATAGGTATAGGAATCGCATGGTGTTGTTATACCCTTTAATTGAATGTGCTTAGCAAATATATTTGGAACTTTTGATAACCTAATTTAAGATACAGGTTAAAACTGTATTTGTGGATGGTCTGCCTGCTTCATGGGATGAAGAACGTGTTCGAGAGGTTCTTAGGAAACACGGAGAGATCGAAAAGATTGAGCTCGCCAGGAATATGCCATCTGCCAAGCGAAGGGACTTTGGTTTTGTCACATTTACCACTCATGATGCTGCAGTGACGTGTGCTAAAAGCATTAACAATCAGGAGTTGGGTGAAGGAGACGGCAAGGTTAGTATTAGTTCTTAAGAGCTTTGGATATTTTCAGTATTTCTCAATAATATACCTGCTGGCATCAGTTGTGCATGGCTTGTATGATAGTTATGATCACATTTCAGGCTAAAGTTAGGGCCAGATTGTCAAGACCACTTCAGAGAGGCAGAGGAAAGCATGTTGGTCGTGGAGATTTCCGATCTAGTCGTGGGGTTGGACGAGTTGCAAGGAGTTCATGGATTCGTCCATCTCTGCATACTCTGCCTGTACATGGAGTGAGAAGATTTGGAAGTCGTGTCCCACCAGCCAGCATGAAAAGACCTGGTGGTTTGAGAGATAGACGCCATGTTCTGTCCATGCCAACAAGAGGCAGGCCCTTGGCTCCTTCAGTTAGGCCCTATGACAGGAGAGCACCTGGTATGGTTAATTTCTTGAATCTCAGGGCTGCAGGCCCCCACTTTTGCatgtatgaataaatatattgattTGCGCTTTCTGGACAGTTCCTTCATACCCGAAAAGTAGCTTGAGGAGGGAATATAGTCGGCGTGATGAGCTTCCTCCTCCAAGGAGCAGAGCTGCTGCATATTATGGTCCTAGGGCCATCCCAGAGAGACAGCAATCATATAGAGATGACTACACTCTGCGTGGTCCTGGTTACTCTGATCTTCCTAGAACTACATCACGCCCAGCAGCAAGGAGAGCTTACGTGGATGATGGCTATGGCCAAAGGTTTGAAAGAGCTGCTCCTCCTCCAAGTTACCACGAGGGACGTGCCCGTGATTATGACTCCATTTCTGGGTCAAAGCGTCCATATGCTGCACTGGTTAGTATTTTTGATTATATAGTCTTGTTACAACGCTAAATTTTAagatcatattaatttttaccaCTTCTTTCATATTTGAGCAATTTTTTACTTGTATTTGATACATGAATTTAAAATTCTAGGACGATGTGCCCCCACGTTATGCTGATTCGGGAGTCCGCCAATCTAGGGCTCGCTTAGACTATGAATATGGGGCCAGTGCTTCTCAATATGGAGATGCTTATGGTGATAGGTATGCTGCTGTTCTTTGAATTGAAAATGATTCTTACTTCTTGTCCCCTTTTTCTGACTGATATGTTGTCGTGTTAACCCACTTTACTGTGTTACGTTTGTAGGCTTGGAAGATCTAATCTAGGATACGGTAGTGGCAGAACTTCTGCTTCTAGTCAGGATTCACATGGGCTTTATAGCAATCGTCAAGGCTCGAGTTATGGAGGAGGTGTGTTAAGTTGGTAGTAACCTGATTTAGCATTCACTTTTGTAATTGTTGTGCATTCGTCGTAATGATCCTATTCTCCAATTTTGTATGTTTTGGCAGGCTCTTTCAGTGGTAGTGACGTTGGTGGAGCTTACTCATCGAGTTATGGTGGTGATTATGTGTCCCGTGGAAGTGATGTATGCTTCTAACCTTCTCCAACTGAATGGCAGTGTTGACTATTAAATCTTTTTCCATTCTGTgtatttatgatatttctgGTCCGTATCATAGGTTGGTGGTAGCTCTTACTCATCAGTGTACTCTGGTCGTGGTGTGGGTGGCAGCAGCAGTTACATGGGGGGAACTGGTGGTTCTGGCTCATATTATTGAGGTAAGTTTTTATACTGTTGTTATTGCCTTTGGAAAAGCACATGAGGAATTAGATAGTTTATGTGCCCAAGTACTGTTTTATTGGAAACCGACTTTTTCCCGGAAGCATGGCATCTTTTTGATATTCCAAGAGGTGAGCTGGTAAAACTTCGAGCAGTGTGGTCACTAGTGAATTTGTCTATGGAACAGATCTGTCATGAAAAAGATGCTGCTCTAGGATGTGAACTAAATGAAGCTTATGCATTGTGATGCTTACAGTGGAGTGATTGTTGACAAGCCTAAGAGCCCTCATGTTGTGACAATCTTTCACAGAACAAAGACACTCTGTTGGTTCAAGCCATCTTAGAAATCTCTACTGGCGTGCTAGTTTCTAAGTTGGAATGTTATGCTGTAAGGAAACCTTAAATTATTCAGAATGGAATACATACAAGAAGTGCTTAGCTGCTATATGTAtgaatcacattttattttctgtgtaGACCGCATTTGATGGACAAATGTGGAGATATGCTGCATCATCTGTTCTTCTGGACAGAAATATGATGAGATTGAGATTTCTGTAATTGGTTAAGGAATTTTTGGAAATCATCGTGCTTGAATTCGTTGGAGAAGTTTTGGCTCCTACTAGACATTTTGGTTATTTTGGATCACTTGCTCTTTTCAATCGATACAAACTTAATTGAATATGAAAGTGAGTTAACCAGCTACTTCTTCAAGGTAGTATAATTATTGAGCTTGTTTGGAATAGCCATGAAGTATGGGAATGAGGTCATAGAATTGTTGGCCTTGATTTTCTATGGTTGGCTTATAAGCTTTGGTGCTATGTCAAAATTTGACATGATTGCTACATACTTATGGGTCAGTTTGTTTTGGCCGGTTTTTGTGGACCGGGAACTGTATGGACTGGGAATGATATGGACTGGGAGTGCTACTTCCCGACTGATTGAGTAGACTATAACCAATGAAATGTAGAAGACAAGCTAAATGGATGCTAATTAATGGAGTGTATATATCTTTGTTTCAGAAATATCAACTGACCTGCTCTTGTTAATGGACTTGTCTTTTTTCCTGATTGGTATGTCTTAATGATAATCCTTAGCTGAGTGAGGGATTCATTGGAAACTtgaattttttgagtttataaTTAATGGAGAAGTTAAGGATGGAGAACTTGATTTATTGTGATTCCCATCATTCCAGAATTTTAACAATCCCCAATTGGCAGTATGATATCTGGATCATAATAGACCAGTAATGCTACACTGATGGAGAAAACTTGGGGATTTGATTACTACGCACTTTGATGAGGATTGTCCGATCAAGGGttaaattcttttaataattttcctttATGTTTCACCTTTTCTATGGGTAGGGTAAGTGTCTTCTTGATCACTGTCTGCAGTAATTGAGTCTCAAGTTTTGGTGTGATTGTTCGTTTAGGAGTTATCTTCATTAGCTATTCCTCCTCGATTGGAAGGCTGTTGTTTACTTGGTGAGACTTTGGACAAAGCGAGTATTCTCTTGCTGTTTATCACTCTTTGGGTTATATacccattttattattatcattcttaattaCTAAAGGCGCAGAGGGGTGTGACGCAAGGGACTTGTACAAATGGATACACCCACAGACCAcctaggaagaagaaagaagaagaaatagagcAAGGTTTTGGGTTTTGTGCCTGTTTTTAGAAAAATCCAGATGGGTTCTCTGGGTCACTCGAACTTGGTAATAAATGTCAGTTTTTGAATAGGAATTCtaataattcatattattttgacAGAACtgatatatatctatctatctcgtTTACAGTTTTGCTCTGCTCACTGGTTTTTGTTTGGCAGCAAAAGACTTTTTAGCTTAGGAACTCTTTTAACCTCTTAGGTCCTAGTCTTTGTTCCCAATTTGGctatgtattttcttctctctctctctctctctctctctctctcttcttttttattttattttttatgaacactGTAAAATGAAGTGATATTTTGATTGCTTGAAAatgttttcctctctctctctctctctctctctctctctctcaatatttatttattgctaaCTATGCTATAGGAGATGCTCCGAGATATATTGCCTATGGAAATTTGCAGGTCTTTTTTTGCACTGTAAAAATCAGGTatggagaaataaaaaaaaaacttcatttttggTAGCTTTTGCAGAACAGATAAAGCTGGTTTGTGTCCTTGGATGtgatttcctccattttttaaaGTCGTCGAGCCTCTTTCTTAATGAACTGATCCAAAATGTGGCCTTTGATCGTTTAATTTATTTAGGGTGTGTTTATTTGGTGGAATAGAATAGCAGCAGCAGCTTAAGAGAAAGTAATAGTCATTCTTCAACATGAAAGAATAGCCATTCCTCTCTCCcaaatatgagagaaaatacAATGGCTTATTTCATGACCATTGAtgtaaaatacttaaaaattacattttaactttatttttcaaaacttctatTTGTGGCCACAAGATGGGTGCTTGAGCCCCACCCCACGAGCCATGGCTGGTCTGAGCTGGTCaccatttctctttttcaaaacccctttctctctctctctctctctctcaattttaaatttaaaaataaaagaatgaaaattattGTTACCCTAATAAATATTATGGGCAGCAATAAATAATGTAGGAATTTACCTTAGATCTTTTAAGTTTGTATCCGAACTTGAGAGgatattaatcattaaatttatcattttctttttgtattctAACAAAACGGATGAGTTATTTCATTCAAACCAATTTTACAGCGATGATATAATCCAACCAAATGAACATTATAGTCATGTTAGTCAAGGATCAAGGTCTGTTTATTAGGATCTTAGACTTGAGGGAGAGAGATATACATATGTATTGAgttttatagtatttattattatttaaaaaactcaaataaacagtaataaatGTATGCTTCTATCTTTTTCACTTTAAAGGTCTTCAACTTGAATTTGATGTGATCTTTTTCCATTTGCGGTGATGCTTATTTTTGCACTTGCTGATTTAttacaaattatcttaattaaagAACAATTCTGCTATATACAGACGATTTGGCGCACGAATTTGTGCACCCCAACTGATTAGGctcattgttttattaaaaaaacacaaaaagaaagaaagacgaAAGCCATCTGCTCTCTTGTTCCTCCC
This window contains:
- the LOC121241608 gene encoding heterogeneous nuclear ribonucleoprotein R isoform X1 is translated as MPPRVAKRGAASAGQKRTPKASRGTSKVQTQLPEAPVEDPVKVEDVSTPVVEEVKIVEKPVVLDLEQEAKPDANGSGPIKIEEEVKESVDDYEKDERLELEDNDPEYEPEEYGGVDYDEKGIEQEDVQEVGDDGEEEHEEDVGEEEEEGQGQGEGDMVEEEDVHEELTGEEDGEHAGEEQEHATLVDADEEEHHEVVKERRKRKEFEVFVGGLDKDATEEDLRKVFGAIGEVTEVRLMMNPQTKKNKGFAFLRFATVEQAKRAVTELKHPMINGKQCGVSPSQDSDTLFVGNICKTWTKEALKEKLKHYGVENVEDLTLVEDSNNEGMNRGFAFLEFSSHSDAMDAFKHLQKRDVVFGVDRPAKVSFADSFIDPGDEIMAQVKTVFVDGLPASWDEERVREVLRKHGEIEKIELARNMPSAKRRDFGFVTFTTHDAAVTCAKSINNQELGEGDGKAKVRARLSRPLQRGRGKHVGRGDFRSSRGVGRVARSSWIRPSLHTLPVHGVRRFGSRVPPASMKRPGGLRDRRHVLSMPTRGRPLAPSVRPYDRRAPVPSYPKSSLRREYSRRDELPPPRSRAAAYYGPRAIPERQQSYRDDYTLRGPGYSDLPRTTSRPAARRAYVDDGYGQRFERAAPPPSYHEGRARDYDSISGSKRPYAALDDVPPRYADSGVRQSRARLDYEYGASASQYGDAYGDRLGRSNLGYGSGRTSASSQDSHGLYSNRQGSSYGGGSFSGSDVGGAYSSSYGGDYVSRGSDVGGSSYSSVYSGRGVGGSSSYMGGTGGSGSYY
- the LOC121241608 gene encoding heterogeneous nuclear ribonucleoprotein R isoform X2, which translates into the protein MPPRVAKRGAASAGQKRTPKASRGTSKVQTQLPEAPVEDPVKVEDVSTPVVEEVKIVEKPVVLDLEQEAKPDANGSGPIKKEEVKESVDDYEKDERLELEDNDPEYEPEEYGGVDYDEKGIEQEDVQEVGDDGEEEHEEDVGEEEEEGQGQGEGDMVEEEDVHEELTGEEDGEHAGEEQEHATLVDADEEEHHEVVKERRKRKEFEVFVGGLDKDATEEDLRKVFGAIGEVTEVRLMMNPQTKKNKGFAFLRFATVEQAKRAVTELKHPMINGKQCGVSPSQDSDTLFVGNICKTWTKEALKEKLKHYGVENVEDLTLVEDSNNEGMNRGFAFLEFSSHSDAMDAFKHLQKRDVVFGVDRPAKVSFADSFIDPGDEIMAQVKTVFVDGLPASWDEERVREVLRKHGEIEKIELARNMPSAKRRDFGFVTFTTHDAAVTCAKSINNQELGEGDGKAKVRARLSRPLQRGRGKHVGRGDFRSSRGVGRVARSSWIRPSLHTLPVHGVRRFGSRVPPASMKRPGGLRDRRHVLSMPTRGRPLAPSVRPYDRRAPVPSYPKSSLRREYSRRDELPPPRSRAAAYYGPRAIPERQQSYRDDYTLRGPGYSDLPRTTSRPAARRAYVDDGYGQRFERAAPPPSYHEGRARDYDSISGSKRPYAALDDVPPRYADSGVRQSRARLDYEYGASASQYGDAYGDRLGRSNLGYGSGRTSASSQDSHGLYSNRQGSSYGGGSFSGSDVGGAYSSSYGGDYVSRGSDVGGSSYSSVYSGRGVGGSSSYMGGTGGSGSYY